A stretch of Caballeronia sp. NK8 DNA encodes these proteins:
- a CDS encoding type VI secretion system tube protein Hcp, with protein MAVDMFLKLGDIKGESLAVGHTEEIEVLSWSWGCSQMGTTHTGTGGGTGTASVQDLTISKYVDKSSPTIVQSCCQGVHMPEAVLTLRKAGGNEPVEYLKITLKEVLISSHSVGSGGGDQIAESVTLNFAQFNMEYQPQDNTGAKKGGVVTGKWNIPKNKSE; from the coding sequence ATGGCTGTAGATATGTTTCTGAAGCTGGGCGATATCAAGGGTGAATCTCTGGCGGTGGGTCACACCGAAGAGATCGAAGTGCTGAGCTGGTCCTGGGGTTGTTCGCAGATGGGCACCACGCACACCGGCACGGGCGGCGGCACCGGGACCGCGTCGGTGCAGGATCTCACGATCAGCAAGTACGTCGACAAAAGCTCGCCCACGATCGTGCAGTCGTGCTGCCAGGGCGTGCACATGCCCGAGGCCGTGCTCACGCTGCGCAAGGCGGGCGGCAACGAGCCGGTCGAATATCTGAAGATCACGCTCAAGGAAGTGCTCATCAGCAGCCACTCGGTGGGCTCGGGCGGCGGGGATCAGATTGCCGAGAGCGTCACGCTCAACTTCGCGCAATTCAACATGGAGTATCAGCCGCAGGACAACACCGGCGCGAAGAAGGGCGGCGTGGTGACGGGCAAGTGGAACATCCCGAAGAACAAGTCGGAATGA
- a CDS encoding NAD-dependent formate dehydrogenase produces MAKVLCVLYDDPVNGMPKKYARDGVPEITSYPGGQTAPTPDAIDFTPGELLGSVSGELGLRRFLESQGHTLVVTSDKDGPDSVFERELHDAEVVISQPFWPAYLTAERIAKAPKLKLALTAGIGSDHVDLQAAIERGITVAEVTYCNSISVAEHVVMMILSQVRNYLPSHEWVKKGGWNIADCVERAYDLEGMHVGTVAAGRIGLAVLRRLKPFDVKLHYTDRHRLSAEVERELNLTWHDSVESMVKVCDIVTINCPLHPETEHLFNEKMISKMKRGAYIINTARGKICDRDAIVHALETGQLAGYAGDVWFPQPAPGDHPWRTMPHQGMTPHTSGTTLSAQTRYAAGTREILECWFGARPIRDEYLIVDGGKLAGTGAHSYSAGNATKGSEEASRFKVA; encoded by the coding sequence ATGGCCAAGGTGCTTTGCGTGCTTTACGACGATCCCGTCAACGGCATGCCGAAAAAATACGCCCGCGACGGCGTGCCCGAAATCACGAGCTATCCCGGCGGCCAGACCGCGCCGACGCCCGATGCGATCGACTTCACGCCGGGCGAGTTGCTCGGCAGCGTGTCGGGTGAACTGGGCTTGCGGCGCTTTCTCGAATCGCAAGGACATACGCTGGTCGTCACGTCCGACAAGGACGGACCGGATTCCGTTTTCGAGCGCGAACTGCACGATGCAGAAGTCGTGATCTCGCAGCCGTTCTGGCCGGCGTACCTGACGGCCGAGCGCATCGCGAAGGCGCCGAAGCTCAAGCTCGCGCTCACGGCCGGAATCGGCTCCGATCACGTCGATCTTCAGGCCGCGATCGAGCGCGGCATCACGGTCGCCGAGGTGACGTACTGCAACAGTATCAGCGTGGCCGAGCACGTCGTCATGATGATCCTCTCGCAAGTGCGCAACTATCTGCCCTCGCACGAGTGGGTGAAGAAGGGCGGCTGGAACATCGCCGATTGCGTCGAACGCGCCTACGACCTCGAAGGCATGCATGTGGGCACGGTGGCGGCCGGGCGTATCGGACTGGCGGTGTTGCGGCGCCTTAAACCGTTCGACGTCAAGCTGCATTACACGGACCGTCATCGTCTGTCCGCCGAAGTCGAGCGCGAGCTCAACCTGACGTGGCACGACAGCGTCGAATCGATGGTGAAGGTCTGCGACATCGTGACGATCAACTGCCCGCTTCACCCCGAAACCGAGCATCTGTTCAACGAAAAGATGATCTCGAAGATGAAGCGCGGCGCGTACATCATCAACACCGCGCGCGGCAAGATCTGCGATCGGGATGCCATCGTGCACGCGCTCGAAACCGGCCAGCTCGCAGGCTACGCAGGTGACGTCTGGTTCCCGCAGCCCGCGCCGGGCGATCATCCGTGGCGCACGATGCCGCATCAGGGCATGACGCCGCACACGTCCGGCACGACGCTGTCCGCGCAGACGCGCTACGCGGCCGGCACGCGCGAGATTCTGGAGTGCTGGTTCGGCGCGCGTCCGATCCGCGACGAATATCTGATCGTCGATGGAGGCAAGCTCGCCGGTACCGGTGCGCATTCCTATTCCGCCGGCAACGCTACCAAAGGCTCGGAAGAAGCGAGCCGGTTCAAGGTTGCCTGA
- the tssC gene encoding type VI secretion system contractile sheath large subunit: protein MNDLSIQQQGSAAVLDAAPGLDDFSTLLQKEFKPKSERARDAVANAVRTLAEQALRETGVISGDVLATIEALIAQIDQTLTGQINLILHSEPFQQVESAWRGLHYLVNNTETDESLKIRVLNISKADLHKTLKKYRGVAWDQSPLFKKLYEEEYGQFGGEPYGALVADYYFDHSGPDVDLLTQIAKIAAAAHAPFIAGADPAALLMESWQELANPRDLTKIFQTPEHAAWRSLRDSEDSRYIGLAMPRFLARAPYGAKSDPVEAFDFEEDTVGANSSKYAWANASYAMAANITRSFKTSGWCSRIRGVESGGAVEGLPVHAFPTDDGGVDMKCPTEIAISDRREAELARNGFMPLVHKKNSDFAAFIGAQSLHKPAEYEDPDATANANLAARLPYLFACCRFAHYLKCIVRDKLGSFKERDDMERWLQNWILQYVDGDPTHSSEDTKARKPLADAQVIVEEVAGNPGYYTSKFFLRPHYQLEGLTVSLRLVSKLPTAKAA from the coding sequence ATGAACGATCTCAGCATCCAGCAACAGGGCAGCGCCGCCGTATTGGACGCGGCGCCCGGACTCGACGACTTCTCCACGCTGCTGCAAAAGGAATTCAAGCCCAAGTCCGAGCGTGCCCGCGACGCCGTGGCGAACGCGGTACGCACGCTCGCCGAGCAGGCATTGCGCGAGACCGGCGTGATTTCCGGCGATGTCCTCGCGACCATCGAGGCGCTGATCGCGCAGATCGATCAGACGCTCACCGGGCAGATCAACCTGATCCTGCACAGCGAGCCGTTCCAGCAGGTCGAGAGCGCGTGGCGCGGCCTGCATTACCTCGTGAACAACACGGAGACCGACGAGTCGCTCAAGATCCGCGTGCTGAACATCTCCAAGGCGGATCTGCACAAGACGCTGAAGAAGTATCGCGGCGTCGCGTGGGATCAGAGCCCGCTCTTCAAGAAGCTCTACGAGGAAGAGTACGGCCAGTTCGGCGGCGAGCCGTACGGCGCGCTGGTCGCGGACTACTACTTCGATCACAGCGGTCCGGATGTGGACCTGCTCACGCAGATCGCGAAGATCGCGGCGGCGGCGCACGCGCCGTTCATCGCGGGCGCGGACCCGGCGGCGCTTCTGATGGAGTCGTGGCAGGAGCTCGCCAATCCGCGCGATCTGACCAAGATCTTCCAGACGCCCGAGCATGCCGCGTGGCGCTCGCTGCGCGATTCCGAGGACTCGCGCTACATCGGCCTCGCGATGCCGCGCTTTCTCGCGCGCGCGCCCTACGGCGCGAAGTCCGACCCGGTCGAGGCGTTCGACTTCGAGGAAGACACCGTGGGCGCGAACAGCAGCAAGTACGCGTGGGCGAACGCATCGTATGCGATGGCGGCGAACATCACGCGCTCGTTCAAGACATCCGGCTGGTGCTCGCGCATTCGCGGCGTCGAGTCGGGCGGGGCGGTCGAGGGTCTGCCGGTGCATGCGTTTCCGACCGACGACGGCGGCGTCGACATGAAGTGCCCGACCGAGATCGCGATCAGCGACCGGCGCGAGGCCGAACTCGCCCGGAACGGCTTCATGCCGCTCGTGCACAAGAAGAACTCGGACTTCGCGGCATTCATCGGCGCGCAGTCGCTGCACAAGCCCGCCGAATACGAAGACCCCGACGCCACCGCCAACGCGAATCTCGCCGCGCGTCTGCCTTATCTGTTCGCGTGCTGCCGCTTCGCGCACTACCTGAAGTGCATCGTGCGCGACAAGCTCGGCTCCTTCAAGGAACGCGACGACATGGAGCGCTGGCTGCAGAACTGGATTCTCCAGTACGTCGATGGCGACCCCACGCATTCCTCCGAAGACACCAAGGCGCGCAAGCCGCTCGCCGACGCGCAGGTCATCGTGGAGGAAGTGGCGGGCAATCCGGGCTACTACACGTCGAAGTTCTTCCTGCGCCCGCACTACCAGCTCGAAGGTCTCACGGTGTCGCTGCGGCTCGTGTCGAAACTGCCGACGGCCAAGGCCGCCTGA
- a CDS encoding SDR family oxidoreductase — protein sequence MNTFELLKPQPGLRVLITGAASGIGAAMAQAFVEADAQVVICDVDAVAVEAFTSTSASLHGCVADVSDSNQVDEVVAATGRALGGLDLLINNAGIAGPTGAIEDIDAQQWERTVTTNLNGQFNFLRKAVPLMKETSRSASIITMSSVAGRLGYAFRTPYAATKWALVGLTKSLAIELGPSDIRVNAILPGIVQGERMDRVIAARAESLGVTADAMRDEYLGKISLRRMVTVQDISATALFLASPAARNITGQSISVDGNVEYL from the coding sequence ATGAATACTTTTGAACTGTTGAAGCCGCAGCCTGGTTTGCGGGTACTGATCACCGGCGCGGCCTCGGGCATCGGCGCCGCGATGGCTCAGGCGTTCGTCGAGGCCGACGCGCAGGTCGTCATCTGCGACGTCGATGCCGTCGCCGTCGAAGCATTTACGTCGACGAGTGCGTCGTTGCATGGCTGCGTCGCGGACGTGAGCGACTCGAACCAGGTCGATGAGGTCGTCGCGGCAACCGGGCGCGCGCTGGGCGGACTCGATCTGCTGATCAACAACGCCGGCATCGCCGGTCCGACCGGGGCTATCGAAGATATCGACGCGCAACAGTGGGAGCGAACGGTCACCACCAATCTGAACGGACAGTTCAACTTCCTGCGCAAGGCGGTGCCGCTCATGAAGGAGACCTCCCGCAGCGCGAGCATCATCACGATGTCTTCCGTTGCGGGGCGGCTCGGCTACGCGTTTCGCACGCCCTACGCGGCGACGAAGTGGGCGCTGGTCGGGCTGACCAAATCGCTGGCCATCGAACTGGGGCCCAGCGACATTCGAGTCAACGCCATTCTGCCGGGCATCGTGCAAGGGGAACGGATGGATCGCGTGATCGCCGCGCGGGCGGAATCACTGGGCGTGACGGCAGACGCAATGCGGGATGAATACCTGGGGAAGATCTCGTTACGTCGCATGGTGACGGTGCAGGACATATCCGCCACGGCGCTTTTTCTTGCTTCACCCGCCGCCCGCAACATCACCGGGCAGTCGATCAGCGTCGACGGGAACGTAGAGTATCTCTGA
- a CDS encoding LysR family transcriptional regulator has protein sequence MFIRQLKYLVTLATEQHFAKAAELCNVSQPALSSAIRSLETELGLVIVKRGRRFLGFTEEGERVLGWARQTLAALEHMRQDASASQVRLTGTLRFGVIPTTMPIIGLLLGACRAQHAAIHYAVRSLSSDVILRQLDDYEIDIGFTYLDKRVQAGFAVLPLYLERYFLLSPAGTHTRARPRAAKWSELGNLPFCLLGTAMQNRQVISAAFRRASVQPTVVLETDSLLALHSNVQHAGLHSILPHSLLSVIDGKESGVRAIPLEPELTREIGLITRSAPAMPPLVAAMWSAVGELDLQQRFDTLLPRAQRGA, from the coding sequence ATGTTCATCCGCCAGCTGAAGTATCTCGTCACGCTCGCGACCGAGCAGCATTTTGCGAAAGCGGCCGAGTTGTGCAACGTGTCGCAGCCGGCCTTGTCATCGGCGATCCGCAGTCTCGAAACGGAACTGGGGCTCGTGATCGTCAAACGCGGACGGCGCTTCCTTGGTTTCACGGAGGAAGGCGAGCGGGTGCTCGGCTGGGCGCGCCAGACGCTCGCCGCGCTCGAGCACATGCGCCAGGATGCGTCGGCGTCGCAGGTGCGCCTGACGGGCACGCTGCGCTTCGGCGTGATTCCGACGACCATGCCGATCATCGGCCTGTTGCTCGGCGCGTGCCGCGCGCAGCACGCAGCGATCCACTACGCCGTGCGTTCGCTGAGTTCCGATGTCATTCTCCGTCAGCTCGACGACTACGAGATCGATATCGGCTTCACGTATCTCGACAAGCGCGTGCAGGCCGGCTTCGCGGTTCTGCCGCTGTATCTGGAGCGCTACTTTCTGTTGTCTCCAGCGGGGACGCACACGCGTGCGCGCCCGCGCGCGGCGAAGTGGTCGGAACTGGGCAACCTGCCGTTCTGTCTGCTCGGCACCGCGATGCAGAATCGCCAGGTGATCAGCGCGGCGTTCAGGCGCGCGAGCGTCCAGCCGACTGTCGTGCTGGAAACCGATTCGCTGCTCGCCCTGCATTCGAACGTGCAGCACGCGGGGTTGCACAGCATCCTTCCGCATAGTCTTCTCAGCGTGATCGACGGCAAGGAAAGCGGCGTGCGCGCGATTCCACTCGAGCCCGAACTCACGCGCGAGATCGGGCTCATCACGCGCAGTGCGCCGGCCATGCCGCCGCTCGTCGCGGCGATGTGGAGCGCGGTTGGCGAACTCGATCTCCAGCAGCGCTTCGATACGCTGCTGCCGCGCGCACAACGCGGCGCTTGA
- a CDS encoding anti-sigma factor, with translation MMNVDDSLLMSYVDGELSPEQRAEVEAAIAHSDELAARAAALQASVLPYRAAYDRQTVPPVPESLTRRIEELVSVSAPQERKTSRGARRFSMQWAAAAFVAGAVCSGVLTGYLGGYNPLNRGADPWVQSVADYQVLYGRDTVANLRDDKATTEQVLADIHQRDGMPIAVPDLRQVGLKFKRVQRLNYHDRPLIQMVYLPERGDPVALCVIEENEGDAPVRAGQVGEMKTVTWRANRLAYVLLAKTPSLDLQAVGNSIASGKTVPLYSDRADVSHDS, from the coding sequence ATGATGAATGTCGATGATTCACTGCTGATGTCGTACGTCGACGGGGAGCTTTCGCCGGAGCAGCGCGCGGAAGTCGAAGCGGCGATCGCGCACTCCGATGAACTGGCGGCGCGCGCAGCGGCGCTGCAGGCGTCGGTCCTGCCGTATCGCGCCGCGTACGACCGGCAAACGGTTCCGCCCGTGCCGGAAAGCCTCACGCGCCGCATCGAGGAGCTCGTGAGCGTCAGCGCGCCCCAGGAGCGCAAGACGTCACGCGGCGCGCGCCGCTTTTCGATGCAGTGGGCGGCCGCGGCCTTCGTCGCGGGTGCGGTCTGCTCGGGCGTGCTCACCGGTTATCTCGGCGGCTACAATCCGTTGAACCGCGGCGCCGATCCGTGGGTGCAAAGCGTGGCGGACTATCAGGTGCTCTACGGACGCGACACGGTCGCCAATCTGCGGGACGACAAGGCCACCACGGAGCAGGTTCTGGCCGATATCCACCAGCGCGACGGCATGCCGATCGCGGTTCCGGATCTGCGTCAGGTCGGTCTCAAGTTCAAGCGCGTGCAGCGCCTGAATTACCATGACCGCCCGCTCATCCAGATGGTGTATCTGCCGGAGCGTGGCGATCCGGTCGCCCTGTGCGTGATCGAGGAAAACGAGGGCGACGCGCCGGTGCGCGCGGGTCAGGTCGGGGAAATGAAGACGGTCACATGGCGCGCGAACCGGCTCGCTTACGTGCTGCTCGCCAAAACGCCGTCGCTCGATCTGCAGGCGGTCGGCAACAGCATCGCCAGCGGGAAGACGGTTCCGCTATACAGCGATCGCGCGGATGTATCGCACGACAGTTAG
- the fabG gene encoding 3-oxoacyl-ACP reductase FabG gives MRLQKKVTLITGAGQGIGAATARKFAQEGAAVVVCDVNEKALREVTQACQKAGAETAAYCIDMTDRLAVDEVVAGAIKRFGRIDVLVNNAGITRDARLQKMTLDQFDAVIDVNLRAVFHASQAVLDGMVAQGSGVILNASSVVGIYGNFGQTNYAASKFGVIGFTKTWSRELGPKGIRVNAVAPGFIDTSILSTIPEDVLRKMREQVPLGRLGAPEEVANVYAFLASDEASYINGAVIEVSGGMTL, from the coding sequence ATGAGACTACAGAAAAAGGTAACGCTGATCACGGGCGCGGGGCAGGGCATTGGCGCCGCTACCGCTCGCAAGTTCGCGCAGGAAGGCGCGGCCGTTGTCGTGTGCGATGTGAACGAGAAAGCGCTCAGGGAAGTGACGCAGGCTTGCCAGAAGGCGGGTGCAGAAACGGCGGCATACTGCATCGACATGACTGACAGGCTCGCCGTCGACGAGGTGGTCGCGGGCGCGATCAAGCGCTTCGGCCGTATCGATGTGCTCGTGAACAATGCGGGGATCACGCGCGACGCTCGTCTCCAGAAGATGACCCTGGACCAGTTCGACGCGGTGATCGACGTCAACCTGCGCGCTGTCTTCCATGCCAGCCAGGCCGTCCTGGACGGAATGGTCGCGCAAGGCTCGGGCGTCATTCTGAATGCGAGTTCGGTCGTCGGCATCTATGGGAATTTCGGCCAGACCAACTACGCCGCGTCCAAGTTCGGTGTGATCGGTTTCACCAAGACATGGAGCCGGGAACTCGGGCCGAAGGGCATTCGCGTCAACGCTGTCGCCCCCGGGTTCATCGACACGTCGATCCTGTCGACGATCCCCGAAGACGTTCTGCGCAAGATGCGCGAACAGGTGCCGCTGGGCCGGCTCGGTGCGCCGGAAGAGGTCGCGAATGTCTACGCGTTTCTTGCGAGCGACGAAGCGAGTTACATCAATGGCGCCGTGATCGAAGTGTCCGGCGGCATGACGCTCTGA
- a CDS encoding RNA polymerase sigma factor: MNDDDLTTVLPTLLPRLWRFALRLTQNQHDAEDLVQRACVRALERRSQLQPGTSTLSWLFSIVHSTWMNELRARSIRSRGSMDWQDEEIESFADPSARNPELDMLHRQVIDAVEALPEAQRVVMVLVAIEGLSYREAAVVLDVPIGTVMSRLSRARLTIGQKFSVQASTATTRKGESL, translated from the coding sequence ATGAACGACGACGACCTGACGACCGTCCTGCCGACGCTGTTGCCGCGGCTATGGCGGTTCGCGCTGCGGCTCACGCAGAACCAGCACGACGCCGAGGATCTGGTGCAGCGCGCCTGCGTGCGGGCGCTGGAGCGGCGCAGTCAGTTGCAGCCGGGCACGTCGACGCTGAGCTGGCTGTTTTCGATCGTGCATTCGACGTGGATGAACGAATTGCGCGCACGTTCGATCCGCAGCCGCGGCAGCATGGACTGGCAGGACGAGGAGATCGAATCGTTCGCCGATCCTTCGGCGCGTAATCCGGAGCTCGATATGCTGCATCGCCAGGTAATCGACGCGGTCGAGGCGCTGCCCGAAGCGCAGCGCGTCGTGATGGTGCTGGTGGCGATCGAAGGCCTCAGCTATCGCGAGGCGGCCGTGGTGCTCGACGTGCCGATCGGCACGGTCATGAGCCGGCTGTCGCGCGCGCGGCTTACGATCGGTCAGAAATTCAGCGTGCAGGCCTCGACGGCAACAACTAGAAAAGGGGAATCCTTATGA
- the tssA gene encoding type VI secretion system protein TssA → MNRADIAAWLTDLSPDVPCGEDEEYSADFRSLEEALAGKPDAQYGGTVIAATPPDWTLAHSLSMTLLERTRDLRVAVHYTRSSTVREGFIGLARGLALIEGLLDRHWGGVHPQLDASDDDDPIARVNALSALVDDAGLVGDLRDVPFVAPRGQRGFALRELDVMAGEAPLVEGDEMPTLAAIDAAFAQAGIDAARAMGVALAAARASLAQIESTLTARVGPARALDFGPLARPLGRIGEFVAARVEVLDPDTGDRGRVMETSSSEEGAGSGPATHRVVAAGPAAPRRIASAQDVSDALDAICAYYAECEPSSPLPVLLRRARRLVGKSFIEIIEDVAPDGAHQFRHLGGVV, encoded by the coding sequence ATGAATCGCGCAGATATCGCAGCCTGGCTCACCGACCTCTCGCCGGATGTTCCGTGCGGCGAGGACGAAGAGTACAGCGCCGATTTCCGGTCGCTGGAAGAGGCGCTCGCCGGCAAGCCCGACGCCCAGTACGGCGGCACTGTGATCGCCGCCACGCCGCCCGACTGGACGCTCGCCCACTCGCTCTCGATGACCTTGCTCGAACGCACGCGCGATCTGCGCGTGGCGGTGCACTACACGCGTTCGAGCACGGTCCGCGAGGGTTTCATCGGACTGGCGCGTGGCCTTGCGCTGATCGAAGGGCTGCTCGATCGGCACTGGGGCGGCGTGCATCCGCAGCTCGATGCCAGCGACGACGACGATCCGATCGCGCGGGTCAACGCGCTCTCGGCGCTCGTCGACGACGCGGGACTGGTGGGCGATCTGCGCGACGTGCCGTTCGTCGCGCCGCGCGGCCAGCGCGGTTTCGCACTGCGCGAACTCGATGTGATGGCGGGTGAAGCGCCGCTTGTCGAAGGCGACGAGATGCCGACGCTCGCGGCCATCGATGCGGCGTTCGCGCAGGCAGGCATCGACGCAGCGCGGGCGATGGGCGTGGCGCTCGCGGCGGCGCGGGCGTCGCTCGCGCAGATCGAGAGCACGCTGACCGCTCGCGTGGGGCCGGCGCGCGCGCTCGATTTCGGGCCGCTCGCGCGGCCGCTCGGACGCATCGGGGAGTTCGTGGCGGCGCGGGTCGAAGTGCTGGATCCGGATACGGGGGATCGGGGAAGGGTGATGGAGACCAGCAGCAGTGAAGAGGGCGCGGGTTCCGGTCCGGCGACGCATCGAGTCGTCGCGGCCGGTCCCGCAGCGCCCCGGCGCATCGCGAGCGCGCAAGACGTGAGCGACGCGCTCGATGCGATCTGTGCGTACTACGCGGAGTGCGAGCCGTCGAGCCCGTTGCCGGTGCTGCTGCGCCGCGCGCGCAGGCTGGTCGGCAAGAGCTTCATCGAAATCATCGAGGACGTCGCGCCGGACGGCGCGCATCAATTCAGGCATCTGGGCGGCGTCGTCTGA
- a CDS encoding HPP family protein, translating to MAGPALLGFLGGTAAIGVLGLLAKTTGLPLLIAPFGASCVLLFAVPESAFAQPRNLVFGHLIASAIGVGICAFAGIGLWQMAIAVGLAIAAMQLTRTVHPPAGADPLVIMLTGGASVKFLLLPVLAGVLCLFLISRVFNYCFRAR from the coding sequence ATGGCAGGACCTGCGTTGCTCGGCTTTCTTGGGGGCACGGCTGCGATCGGCGTGCTCGGCTTGCTCGCGAAAACCACCGGCTTGCCGCTTCTGATCGCGCCTTTCGGCGCATCGTGCGTGCTGCTTTTCGCAGTGCCCGAGAGCGCGTTTGCCCAACCGAGGAATCTGGTGTTCGGGCACCTGATTGCATCCGCGATCGGCGTAGGCATCTGCGCGTTCGCAGGCATCGGCTTATGGCAGATGGCGATCGCGGTCGGACTCGCCATCGCGGCGATGCAACTGACGCGCACGGTGCACCCGCCAGCGGGCGCGGATCCGCTGGTCATCATGCTGACGGGCGGAGCATCGGTGAAGTTTCTGCTGCTGCCCGTGCTCGCCGGGGTGCTTTGCCTGTTCCTGATCTCGCGCGTGTTCAACTATTGCTTCCGCGCTCGCTAA
- the tssE gene encoding type VI secretion system baseplate subunit TssE, with protein sequence MSEPSARDRLQPSLLDRLTDFEPHARHESRERRVISARALRDSVQRDIGWLLNASGLGERSNAQGAATLPHVATSVLNYGLPDLAGRDVAALAAGALERIIRDALWAFEPRLARESVQVTAIDEAKGAGVAKSARGARGGHVISFEIEADMWSQPYPERLFLRTELDLEAGEVRVCDASAGEQQT encoded by the coding sequence ATGTCCGAACCTTCCGCCCGCGACCGGCTGCAGCCGTCGTTGCTGGACCGCCTGACCGATTTCGAACCGCATGCGCGTCACGAATCCCGCGAGCGTCGCGTGATCTCGGCGCGTGCACTGCGCGACAGCGTGCAGCGCGATATCGGCTGGCTTCTCAACGCGAGCGGTCTCGGCGAGAGATCGAACGCGCAGGGCGCGGCGACGCTGCCGCACGTTGCGACGTCGGTGCTCAACTACGGCCTGCCGGATCTCGCCGGCCGCGACGTCGCCGCGCTCGCCGCGGGCGCGCTGGAGCGCATCATCCGCGACGCGCTGTGGGCTTTCGAGCCGCGGCTCGCGCGGGAATCGGTGCAGGTGACGGCGATCGACGAGGCGAAGGGCGCGGGCGTCGCCAAAAGCGCGCGTGGCGCGAGAGGCGGCCACGTGATCAGCTTCGAGATCGAGGCGGACATGTGGTCGCAGCCATATCCCGAGCGGCTGTTCCTGCGCACGGAACTGGATCTCGAAGCGGGCGAAGTGCGCGTCTGCGATGCGTCGGCCGGGGAGCAGCAGACATGA
- the tssB gene encoding type VI secretion system contractile sheath small subunit, giving the protein MAKESSQKFIARNRAPRVQIEYDVEIYGSEKKVNLPFVMGVLADLAGQPAEPLAPAAERKFLEIDVDNFDERLKSMKPRVAVQVPNTLTGDGNVAVDLTFESMDDFTPAAIARKVEPLRQLLEARTQLANLLTYMDGKTGAEALIARLLEEPALMKALATQPRRNDDADKPVTGA; this is encoded by the coding sequence GTGGCAAAGGAAAGCAGTCAGAAATTCATCGCGCGCAACCGCGCGCCGCGCGTGCAGATCGAATACGACGTCGAAATCTACGGCTCGGAGAAGAAGGTCAACCTGCCCTTCGTGATGGGCGTGCTCGCGGATCTGGCGGGACAGCCCGCCGAGCCGCTCGCGCCCGCCGCCGAACGGAAGTTTCTCGAAATCGACGTGGACAACTTCGACGAACGTCTCAAGTCGATGAAGCCGCGCGTCGCGGTGCAGGTGCCGAACACGCTGACGGGCGACGGCAACGTCGCGGTCGATCTGACCTTCGAGAGCATGGACGACTTCACGCCCGCCGCGATCGCACGCAAGGTCGAGCCGCTGCGGCAACTGCTGGAAGCGCGCACACAACTGGCGAACCTCCTGACCTACATGGACGGCAAGACCGGCGCCGAAGCGCTGATCGCCCGTCTGCTCGAAGAGCCCGCGTTGATGAAGGCGCTCGCCACCCAGCCTCGTCGGAACGACGACGCGGACAAACCCGTCACCGGAGCATGA